In one Tessaracoccus palaemonis genomic region, the following are encoded:
- the pheT gene encoding phenylalanine--tRNA ligase subunit beta yields MKAPISWLRDLVALPSDVTTAHLAEQFIKVGLTVEHIEQLGSPVTGPLTVGRVLSFVDEPQKNGKVIRYCRVDVAQLNDEATDEFPASRGIVCGASNFEVGDLVVVALPGTVLPGDFAIAARKTYGHVSDGMMCAVDELGLGEDHSGIIVLPADSAEPGADAIDLLWTADEVLDIDVTPDLSYCLSMRGLAREAAIANQVSYEDRYRTRLPEPVEGGHPIVLDSDRCSSFVALTIDEIDPSQPSPDWMVARLRASGVRSISLAVDVTNYVMLESGQPLHAYDAAKLAGPIRVRLAEAGEKLRTLDGQDRDLDADDLLITDDSGPIGLAGVMGGETTEVSDSTTTIVLEAASFASSSVSRTFRRHGLPSEASKRFERGVDPQLPYAAAKRAAKLLAAHGGGRVTAETVVGGAPEAHHIKLRSGLIPAILGAPVEQERVLKLLRASGVEATALGDSLTVTAPSWRGDLIDPYDVVEEVGRHVGYDAIGRRLPAPAESAGLDPAIRDRRAALRAVADLGFTEVLTLPFASTAELDQLGLGAEDGRRALVKLANPLSETHGYLRSTLLPGLFAAVARNTSRSLTDLALFEQGRVFIDGSEPAAPRPGVTHRPTDEELAALDAALPAQPHHLAAVVTGQWRAAGWQGPAVPADWTHVVAFAERAAVAVGVTAERRNAEEAPWHPGRCAELSIDGVAIGYAGELHPAVVKAYRLPERTCAVELDLDALLAAARHGGSIGTLHSFPLAKEDVALIVDESVASADVAAALTEGAGELLESVSLFDVYTGDQVGDGRKSLAFALRFRGDRTLTDKDAAEARQRAVAVAVERFAAVQRA; encoded by the coding sequence GCTCCCCGGTCACCGGTCCGCTGACCGTCGGCCGCGTACTCAGCTTCGTCGACGAGCCGCAGAAGAACGGCAAGGTCATCCGCTACTGCCGCGTCGACGTCGCCCAGCTGAACGACGAGGCCACCGACGAGTTCCCGGCCAGCCGCGGCATCGTGTGCGGCGCCAGCAACTTCGAGGTCGGCGACCTCGTGGTCGTCGCGCTGCCCGGCACCGTGCTGCCCGGCGACTTCGCCATCGCCGCCCGCAAGACCTACGGCCACGTCTCCGACGGCATGATGTGCGCCGTCGACGAGCTGGGCCTGGGGGAGGACCACAGCGGCATCATCGTGCTTCCCGCCGACTCCGCGGAGCCCGGCGCCGACGCGATCGACCTGCTGTGGACGGCCGACGAGGTCCTCGACATCGACGTGACCCCCGACCTTTCCTACTGCCTCTCCATGCGCGGCCTGGCCCGCGAGGCAGCCATCGCGAACCAGGTCAGCTACGAGGACCGGTACCGCACGCGGCTGCCCGAGCCCGTCGAGGGCGGGCACCCGATCGTGCTGGACTCCGACCGCTGTTCCTCCTTCGTCGCGCTGACCATCGACGAGATCGACCCGTCGCAGCCGTCCCCGGACTGGATGGTGGCCCGGCTGCGGGCCTCCGGAGTCCGCTCCATCTCGCTCGCCGTCGACGTCACCAACTACGTGATGCTCGAGTCCGGGCAACCGCTGCACGCGTACGACGCCGCGAAGCTGGCCGGCCCGATCCGTGTCCGTCTCGCCGAGGCGGGGGAGAAGCTGCGCACACTCGACGGCCAGGACCGCGACCTCGACGCGGACGACCTCCTCATCACCGACGACTCCGGCCCGATCGGGCTGGCCGGCGTGATGGGCGGGGAGACCACCGAGGTGTCGGACTCCACCACGACCATCGTCCTGGAGGCCGCGAGCTTCGCGTCCTCCTCGGTCTCGCGGACCTTCCGTCGCCACGGCCTGCCGTCCGAGGCATCCAAGCGCTTCGAGCGCGGCGTCGACCCGCAGCTGCCCTACGCGGCCGCGAAGCGCGCGGCGAAGCTGCTCGCCGCCCACGGCGGCGGCCGCGTCACCGCCGAGACGGTCGTCGGCGGCGCCCCCGAGGCGCACCACATCAAGCTGCGCTCCGGGCTCATCCCCGCCATCCTCGGCGCCCCCGTCGAGCAGGAGCGCGTGCTCAAGCTCCTGCGCGCCTCCGGCGTTGAGGCCACCGCGCTGGGCGACTCCCTGACCGTCACCGCGCCCAGCTGGCGCGGCGACCTCATCGATCCGTACGACGTCGTCGAGGAGGTCGGCCGGCACGTCGGGTACGACGCCATCGGCCGCCGCCTCCCCGCGCCCGCCGAGTCCGCAGGGCTCGACCCGGCGATCCGCGACCGCCGCGCCGCGCTGCGGGCCGTGGCCGACCTCGGCTTCACCGAGGTGCTGACGCTGCCCTTCGCGTCCACGGCCGAGCTGGACCAGCTCGGACTCGGCGCCGAGGACGGTCGCCGCGCGCTGGTCAAGCTCGCCAACCCGCTCTCCGAGACCCACGGGTACCTGCGCAGCACCCTGCTGCCGGGCCTGTTCGCCGCGGTGGCGCGCAACACGTCCCGGTCCCTGACCGACCTTGCCCTGTTCGAGCAGGGACGGGTGTTCATCGATGGCTCCGAGCCCGCGGCCCCGCGCCCCGGCGTCACCCACCGGCCCACCGACGAGGAGCTCGCCGCGCTCGACGCGGCGCTGCCCGCGCAGCCCCACCACCTTGCCGCCGTCGTGACCGGCCAGTGGCGCGCCGCCGGCTGGCAGGGCCCGGCAGTTCCCGCGGACTGGACGCACGTCGTCGCGTTCGCCGAGCGGGCCGCCGTGGCGGTCGGCGTCACCGCGGAACGCCGCAACGCCGAGGAGGCCCCGTGGCACCCCGGCCGGTGCGCGGAGCTCAGCATCGACGGTGTCGCCATCGGGTACGCAGGCGAGCTGCATCCCGCCGTCGTCAAGGCCTACCGGCTGCCGGAGCGCACCTGCGCGGTCGAACTCGACCTCGACGCGCTGCTCGCCGCGGCCCGCCACGGCGGGAGTATCGGCACGCTGCACAGCTTCCCGCTGGCCAAGGAGGATGTCGCGTTGATCGTCGACGAGTCCGTCGCATCGGCCGACGTCGCGGCCGCCCTCACCGAGGGTGCCGGCGAGCTGCTGGAGTCCGTGTCGCTGTTCGACGTCTACACCGGCGACCAGGTGGGCGATGGCCGCAAGTCCCTCGCGTTTGCCCTGCGTTTCCGCGGGGACAGGACGCTGACCGACAAGGATGCCGCAGAGGCCCGCCAGCGCGCGGTCGCGGTCGCCGTCGAGAGATTCGCCGCCGTCCAGCGCGCCTGA
- a CDS encoding rhomboid family intramembrane serine protease gives MSPYATEDTWFRIGRLQVTSTIAVVLLGAVGMLAWVFNTSLPNYLLYAPQLLSSGQVWRVFTWPLADGISLWSILNLVLLWYFGRDLESRLGKVKMAWLYGGIWLALTLATSVTGFLLTGAYAAGLQMVEFVILLVWIAEYPTRRFFFNIPAWVFGAVIVGLQVLQYIGYRMWPMLVNLLLSLILVAIVARALGLLESYSWIPGAGSSRPRQAKAHRPSRAQQRAHNRRLSDDERMDELLDKINAQGIHALSKSERAELLKLRERRH, from the coding sequence GCGACAGAAGACACCTGGTTCCGCATCGGCCGACTGCAGGTCACCTCCACGATCGCGGTGGTGCTGCTCGGTGCCGTCGGCATGCTTGCCTGGGTGTTCAACACCAGCCTGCCGAACTACCTGCTGTACGCGCCGCAGCTGTTGTCCTCCGGCCAGGTCTGGCGGGTCTTCACCTGGCCGCTGGCCGACGGGATCTCGCTGTGGAGCATCCTGAACCTCGTCCTGCTGTGGTACTTCGGCCGCGACCTCGAGTCCCGCCTCGGCAAGGTCAAGATGGCCTGGCTGTACGGGGGAATCTGGCTGGCGCTCACGCTCGCCACGTCCGTGACCGGCTTCCTGCTGACCGGCGCCTACGCGGCCGGCCTGCAGATGGTCGAGTTCGTCATCCTCCTGGTCTGGATCGCGGAGTACCCGACGCGCCGCTTCTTCTTCAACATCCCGGCCTGGGTCTTCGGCGCCGTGATCGTGGGCCTGCAGGTGCTGCAGTACATCGGCTACCGCATGTGGCCCATGCTGGTGAACCTCCTGCTGTCCCTGATCCTCGTGGCGATCGTGGCACGCGCGCTCGGCCTGCTCGAGTCCTACAGCTGGATCCCCGGGGCGGGCTCCTCGCGGCCCAGGCAGGCGAAGGCGCACCGCCCGTCGCGGGCGCAGCAGCGGGCCCACAACCGGCGGCTCAGCGACGACGAGCGGATGGACGAGCTGCTGGACAAGATCAACGCGCAGGGCATCCATGCGCTGTCCAAGTCCGAGCGCGCCGAGCTGCTGAAGCTGCGCGAGCGTCGCCACTGA